A genomic segment from Idiomarina piscisalsi encodes:
- a CDS encoding Na+/H+ antiporter subunit C, whose product METLYSVTVGILTACSVFLILRGRSFPVVVGITMLSYAVNLFLFSTGRLTIDGAPILGTSDSYADPLPQALVLTAIVIGFAMTAYSIILAVRTRGEVGTDEVSDSNSEDNR is encoded by the coding sequence ATGGAAACGTTATATTCAGTCACCGTCGGTATCCTTACAGCCTGTAGCGTCTTTCTTATTCTCAGAGGACGTTCTTTTCCGGTGGTCGTTGGAATCACGATGCTGTCTTATGCGGTTAATTTATTCTTATTTTCGACTGGCCGCTTAACGATAGATGGTGCACCAATACTTGGCACCAGTGACAGTTATGCTGACCCTTTGCCACAAGCGCTAGTACTAACAGCCATTGTCATCGGTTTCGCAATGACTGCTTATTCCATCATTCTTGCCGTAAGAACTCGAGGCGAAGTCGGCACAGATGAAGTCAGTGACAGCAACTCGGAGGATAACCGCTGA